The Bernardetia sp. ABR2-2B DNA window TTTTTACACTTCCAAATAAATTCATTTGCTTCATTGCTTCTAATTTTCTTGAATCCCATTCATCTTCTACTTTTTCGTAAATAAACTTATGAATTTTTGTGGGCTTAAAAACAGCTAAAGATGTAGATACAGCCCTATCTTTAGCTTCTCCAATTAGAATAGACAAATCTGTGTAAACGTTTTTTAATACTATTTCTCTACGTTTTTTCCACGTATTACCATCTGCTAGGATTTCTCCTACTTTTTTTATTTCTGTATCTTCAGAATGAGGTCTATAACTTTCTGGACGTGGGTCACTTGTATTTTTGACTAAATCTATTTCTATCCATTCATATTTTTTGTATTGGTCTTTGTATGATTTTTTTCTAAACTGAATAGGATAAATACGTATCCATGTTCCGTCTTCTCTGAAACCTGCTGTACATACTAATTCGTCATATTTTACAGAAATAGTAGGATAGGTTTTTACTGTTATTAATACTTTTTCAATAGCCATATTTATAGATTTTGATGAGGAATGTCCCAGTTTTCTTGATTTATTATATTCTTCAGTACAACTCCTCTATGGCACATACAAACCTCTTTTTCAAAACAAGTAAGTGCAATTCTAGAATATTCATTTATGTAATCGTTTATCAGAAGTAAATACTCTTTATTTTCTTTTAAGGTTGTTTTTTCATACTCTTTAAATAAAATATCATAATCTTTCTGATTGTTCAATTTTTGTCTTTTAGAAGATACAATTCCTAATTGTGGAATATGTAAATATTCGATTCCTACAGCTTCACAAGCACTTTTAAGACGGTTTTTTGAAAATCCATATTTCATACTCAATGGGTTTTTTCTAACATCACAAAGTAGCTTTACATCATTAATAATTAATTTATTGAGATATTTTTCTAAACTAACACCTTCATAACCAATTGTAAACACTTTTTGCTCTTTATAATTTCTCTTTTGTTCATTTACTTTTTTTAGCTCTTCATCAGATAATAATCTTTCAGCAATCTGACTTTTTGTAGCAAAAAAGGGGTACTTAATATAAGTATGTTTTACTAATTTGTTTAGGGGCAAAAATTCTATTTCTTTTTTTATATCTAATATAAACTGCTTATCTTCTTTATTCAATTTATAAACCATTGAATCATTCTCTATCAACTTCCAAGTAGATTGGTTATTTTTTGTTTCTTTTTCTATCAATCCATATTTCGAAAGCGTATTTAAATCTTGATTTGCTTGAAAAGAATAGCAACCATATTTGTAAGGTACAAAATCATAAGATTTTTTAGTTTGTAAACGTGTTACAAGAAATAAAACTTTTTGTAGATAAGTATTTGATAATTCTCCTTCAAAAATATCTAAAATAGATAGAAGCAATTTACGACGATAATACATAATGAAAACAAATTTTGAAAAACAGTCAGCTAATTTAATTAGCAATTTATTAAAATTTTCTAAAGATAACTAATATTATTTCAATTTTGACAAAGCGAAGAAAACCAAACACAATTTATACAGTTTTGCAAGAATATTTTTTATTCTCTAATTTTAAGCAAGAATAATCTAAATTTAAACTAATTCAAGCAAAACACATGAAAAAATCCATCTTAGTTCTAAACGCAAAACTCATCAACGAAGGAAAAATCGAAGAAAAAGATATTTTTATAAAAAACGGAAGATTTAGCCGTATCGAAAATGATTTGTCAAGCCTAAAAGCTGATACAGTCATTGATGCAAAAGGGCAGTATGCAATGGCAGGAGTTATCGATGACCAAGTGCATTTTAGAGAACCAGGACTTACACACAAAGCACAAATTTATACAGAAGCAAAAGCAGCCGTAAAAGGTGGAACAACTACTTTTATGGAAATGCCCAATACAAAACCACAGGCTCTGACGCAAAAATTATTAGCTGATAAATATGAAATTGGTGCAAAGGATTCTATCGCTAATTATTCGTTTTTTATGGGCGTTTCGAATGAAAACTTGGAGGAAGTTTTGAAGACAGATAAGAATAATGTTTGTGGTTTGAAAATTTTTATGGGTTCTTCTACTGGCGATATGCTCGTTGATGATAGGCAGGTTTTGGAAACTATTTTTAGCCAAACGGATATGCTCATTGCTACACATTGTGAAGATGAAGCAACTGTAAGAGAGAATGAAAGACTTGCAAAGGCAGAATATGGAGATGATGTTCCGATGCGTTTGCACCCAGAGATAAGAAACGTAGAAGCGTGTTATAAATCGTCTAGCCTAGCAGTAGAACTCGCCAAAAAATACAATACTCGTTTGCATATTTTGCATATCTCAACGGCAAAAGAACTTGACTTATTTAGAAATGATATTCCTTTAGCAGAAAAACGAATTACGGCAGAAGTTTGTGTTCATCATCTTTGGTTTGATGCTGTGGACTACGAAAAATTAGGTTCGCAAGTAAAATGTAATCCTGCTGTAAAAGAAGCACAGAATAAAGACGCACTTTGGGAAGGACTTTTAGATGACCGTTTGGATATTATTGCAACTGACCATGCGCCTCACACATGGGAAGAAAAACAAAATAATTATTGGTCTGCTCCTTCTGGTGTTCCTCTGATTCAGCATTCCCTTTTAATGCTTTTGGAAGCTCACAAACAACATAAAATTTCTTTAGAAAAAATAGCTGAAAAAATG harbors:
- a CDS encoding DUF488 family protein gives rise to the protein MYYRRKLLLSILDIFEGELSNTYLQKVLFLVTRLQTKKSYDFVPYKYGCYSFQANQDLNTLSKYGLIEKETKNNQSTWKLIENDSMVYKLNKEDKQFILDIKKEIEFLPLNKLVKHTYIKYPFFATKSQIAERLLSDEELKKVNEQKRNYKEQKVFTIGYEGVSLEKYLNKLIINDVKLLCDVRKNPLSMKYGFSKNRLKSACEAVGIEYLHIPQLGIVSSKRQKLNNQKDYDILFKEYEKTTLKENKEYLLLINDYINEYSRIALTCFEKEVCMCHRGVVLKNIINQENWDIPHQNL
- a CDS encoding dihydroorotase — encoded protein: MKKSILVLNAKLINEGKIEEKDIFIKNGRFSRIENDLSSLKADTVIDAKGQYAMAGVIDDQVHFREPGLTHKAQIYTEAKAAVKGGTTTFMEMPNTKPQALTQKLLADKYEIGAKDSIANYSFFMGVSNENLEEVLKTDKNNVCGLKIFMGSSTGDMLVDDRQVLETIFSQTDMLIATHCEDEATVRENERLAKAEYGDDVPMRLHPEIRNVEACYKSSSLAVELAKKYNTRLHILHISTAKELDLFRNDIPLAEKRITAEVCVHHLWFDAVDYEKLGSQVKCNPAVKEAQNKDALWEGLLDDRLDIIATDHAPHTWEEKQNNYWSAPSGVPLIQHSLLMLLEAHKQHKISLEKIAEKMAHAPAICFQIKERGFVREGYFADLVLFDLEKPTIVKKEDLEYKCNWSPFEGNTFDSTITHTIVSGHLAYQNGEFDESEKGMRISFERS